In Papaver somniferum cultivar HN1 unplaced genomic scaffold, ASM357369v1 unplaced-scaffold_117, whole genome shotgun sequence, the DNA window TTGACGGAGATTGTGGTGCTGGTTGTGGTGGCGGCGAGATTCTGCTGTTGGTGAGGCGATGAAGATGGTGAAACGAAGAAGAAACGAAGAAGAATGAAGTTTCTGTGTAAaacgaagaagaatgaaagaaagGGAGGAAGGTTAAACAAGGTAAtatcataattatttttttggaaaaatttataaTTATACCATCGGGGATATTTGTAAAGTTTTATAGGGATACTTGTGAAGGCCCATCAAAaggagggacaataattcaattaccACGATTTTATACCCAGGCTAATTTCTTGCTTTTTGAGTTTTACATATGGAAACGATACTTATGGATTTTATCAAATAAGCACTTACAAATTTCAGAACGAGTTATAGAAGCAAAAAAGTCGACCTATTATGAAGGGAAATATTTCTGCTTCTGCCTCATGCTTCTGTCCCTCCATCTAAGATGTAGTCTGGCCGCATACATTTTGTATGTGGCTCATCTTTATATTTTGACACATATATAACTTAATAACCTTCCCCTTCAAATTCCCTAAACTGATTTACTTTTTGAGAAAAGTCATTCTGAAATTTCATTGAAAACTAAATTTTTGATTGTTCAACTTGATTATGTCGAAAGGTTACTTTTTAGGGTATGTACAAATGCCCAACTGTCAGAAAACGAAAAATTTGGCCTCAGTATTTCATGAGATTCTTTTTAAGATACACTTGAATTTGCTAAAATGGTCTGCTAGCCTATAACATTCCCAACCCTCCCTAAAGAGTAAAAGACAATTCTACCGCTTGCATAAACACGATGGGAAACTGACCCTCGACAAACAATAAATTTTTGATAACAAAAACGCTTTCTTCGTTTCTTCCCATCATAGTGGAAGCATTTGTTTCACCAAATTTCTTTACTAAACTTAAAAAGAAACAATTGTAGCCTTCGTTAGTTCCTAATCCGAGTTcaacactttttctttttcttttcttttttatctaaAGAACAACCTTAACTCAAGAATAAAACACTGGAATCATTAATGCCATCTTTACCTAAAATTTCATCCAACTTCATAAAACTTTTcatattacaagaaggttaccaaaatccatagaTTAACCTAATCCCACGTATTTGAAAGGTTATAACTCCTCGTGAAGTTCACCAACCTCCTACGGAAAAAAACTCCTTTATGTTTGGTGTAAATTGTAAAAagtgaacaaaaaaaaactaaaatgggGTGGAAATAAAAAAATAGACATTTTTACACTCCCACCCATAGTCTCATAAAGTGATAATAATATCTTCTCTTTTACAACCCGGGGAGTTTGAAAAAATTGATGTGGATGATGTAAATACTTATAACCTAAAGATTATGCCTTTAATTAGAAGCTTACAATAGAGTGATTACTTGGAAACTGAGTTCTACTTCGATCAGGGAACCAAGCTTTTCTCAATTAGGAAAGCTAGACTGAACTAGCTAAAAATATGAAACCTGTTTAGAACTTGGATCTGAAAATCCATCGGCGCAGTTTTATCAGGGACTGCACCACTTGGGAAGGAATTACAAGATGCTCTCAAGAGTAGCGTTCCTCAAGCAATTTTTGGACAAGTAAATTGATAGTTATCATCTGCCATCAATGTGCGGTTTTATCGGGGGAGGCACCACTTGGTAAGGAATTGCAAGATGCTCTTAACAGCAATGTAGTCAATACCGGATTTCGTTGAATATTGGCCAAGGCCGAATTACGATATTTCAGGTCAAATATCAACATCTCGGATAACACAGAAACTGATATTATCAGCGGTATTTCGGCCATCTCGGCAAAGATTTACTACATTGCTTAAAAGGTGAAGTCAATACAGATGGTACTATAACGTGTCCCGTAACTCATATTTTTGAGATTTGACGTGTCACAATAGCGGTATCGTGTTGTAACTATGTCTCGCGATAGTGTCTGTGCATCAAAGCtcaatcctaaaacaaaaatatggGTTCAATAATTCATGACACTCATTATTAATTCATGACATTGACCATTGGCCACCTCCCAAAATTTCATTTGGTGTAATAATATTATGCAAGTTTGTGCATAAAATTGTTAAAAATTATTTTGCAAAACTCATAATTTTATTTTCCATTAGATTTTTGCATTCATCTAAAAGTGTTGGCTAGTCtctaaattttgagatttttcctCACACACACATTTGAATTGGCTGAAATTGTTTGTTACTCACTGATATCCCAAAACCTccctaaaaagtaaaaaaaaaaaatatattggttATAGATTAAGACTTTAAGAAAATAACCCTCGACAAACAATCAATTTTTGCTAATAAAAGCACTTTTGTTAACTTACGTTCTCCGGTCATATTTTTTTTCCACCAGACTCTTCTACTAAACTCTAAAAGCAACTACTATGGCCTTCATTAATTCCCAATCCTAActcaacacttttttttttcattttttcggaAAACTCCAACTCAACACTAAAACACTGGAATCTTTAGTAAATCTCTACTTTCACCAAACTTCACAAAAATTTTCATGCTATCAAGAGGTTACCTAGTTCCACACAGTTGAAAGGTGGTAACTCATCGTGGATTTTGATAATCTCCATGTGAAAGTTCGCGACTCCTCTGGAATTTGGGTGCATATCGTAAAAAGTGGTTACAAAGGGCAAAAAGCATAGGTGGAAATAAAATAATAGACATTCTTACACTCCCGCTCACACTGATAAAGCGATAATaatatcttctcttcttttcctctTCAGTATCGGGCGGCGTCAAGTCGCGTTGAAAAGTCTATATAATCAAGCCACCAACACAAACCCAGCCGAGAGAAATTCTTTTCAGAATTTTCCCCCTCCTCCTCCGCCGGGCCTTttatcaaaaccctagaaaaatatcCCCCAAAATCCCCTTATCGGTATCTTCAGTAATGGCACCGAAAGAAGTAGAATCAGTAACTGAAACCCTAGAACcgtcatcatcaacatcaatagatcAAAGCAGAACGGAATCAGTAGATTCGTCATCGTCAGTACAATCATCTTCGTCTACGGCTACGGCATCGTTGAATAGGAATGGATCTACTGGGAAGAAACTACTTAATGCTAAGGCACCAGAATTTGTTCCTAGAACTAATTCTAGTAATGGTCGGAGTACCGATTTGTTAACACAGCAACCGTCTAGAATCGTGATTCAACAAATTCAGACTCCGATTCATTTGTTTCCTTCGCCTAATTTTCATCATCAGTTTCAGAATCATggatttggtggtggtggcggtggcggtggtggaaaTAGTACTGGTACTGGTacaggtggtggtgttggtggtggggATCATCATGATGTTGTTGGGAATACTCAAGTACAAGTACAAGATCCAGATCCTGTTCCCAGAACTACTAATGGGTTGTCTGAagagatttctcttaagattGTGAAACAggtgagtttttttttctctgaATTGCATGGTTTTGGGCGGTTTTTAGTGATTTTAGTGAGCATTCTTAGTGTTTTGAGTGTCAGTTACTGTGGAATTTGGTTTTTTGGAttggaattttgagtttttggTTGAATTTTGAGTGTGAATTATCATCAATTTTGGGGGTTTTAGATGGGTAACAGTGGGTTGGGACTATGGGTGAAAAATTGATTGAGTGATGCGTTCTTACTTGTTTGATTCTGTGGATTTTGTAGGTTGAGTATTATTTCAGTGATGCGAATTTGGCGACAACAGATCATCTTATAAAGTTTATCAGTAAAGACCCAGAAGGATTTGGTAAGTTGTTCTAAAATTTTATGATGTTGAGAAAAGTGTATTGGCTTTGTAATTTCATGTTACAGTAATCAGTATAGGACCATTTGATCTGGTAAGTACCAAGTCCCACATCGAATTGGTGAAAGTGTCTATTACTTATGCAAATATGTGATGGCAAATTGAACCGATAACCATCGACTGAAGTTCTGTAGGACTGCCGGATTTGGTAATGAAAAAGTGGAAACTGTATGGGTTATGAATTGAATTGTAGAAATGATTTGTGTTGTAAACTTGGAGTCCTTAAACTTTGACTGTTGCTTTCTGTTTCAGTGAGATGAATTTAATCTCAACTGTCTACCAAATGACAAACTAAAGAGAGGCTTGTCAAATAAACATAAACGGTCTTGATCTACAAGAAACTTAGGGCAGAGTTGAGCATCATGGATTATCATTCTTCTGATTTTAACAAGGCTTTGTTGTTTTTAACAGTGCCAATGTCTATAGTCGCGTCTTTTAAGAAGATTAAAGCCCTTGTTAGCGGGCATGCTCAACTAGCTTCTGTTCTCAAGAAGTCTTCAAAGCTTGTAAGTGGTTAGCTTCATTTAACTGTTTTCAGTAATCATGTCCCGCACATTAAAATGAATTTTTAAGGTCCATTCTCATGTTGTTTTGGTGCTGAAATCTGCAGGTTGTAAGTGAAGATGGGAAGAAGGTCAGGCGTCAAACTCCATTCACCGAGTCAGATATGGAAGAATTGCAGGTACTATCACTTACTACTTTGCTATTTCTGATGTATCTTGGAAAGAAAGTACCTGCCTAGTATGACTTTTTTTTGAGTACCCATATCTTGTCATGGGCTGTGAATGCACAACACTACTGGGTTTTTAAATTAACAATCTTGAGCATGGTTGGTCAGTGACACTTTTAAGTTAGCAAGTCTAATATTTCATTATCTGCAAAAAAAATTCCAAGGTGTAGTAATGAAGGTAAGGTACATGTAGTTTGCTCTAAAAAATTGACAGTTTAGGAACAGTTAAAAAAAGACTCTAGTAACTCTTTTGTGGTTAAATATCATGATTTCGtgagtttttgttttgaaaattgaATTGCTTTCTTGGCCATTCATTTAATAATTTGAATCTTGGCATTTCCCGACTTTTTTTTGGTTAGGATAACTTTTGAACATATGTATTGTTAATTATTTTTCTCTATAGGAAGGTTGTTTCCACTGACCATATTTGATGCAATGTTTCTCTCAATGTGCAGTCACGGATTATCATTGCTGAAAACTTACCTGAAGATCATTCCTACCAGAACCTCATGAAAGTATTCTCTGCTGTTGGAAGGTAAGAAAGTTTATTTGTTTACAACTGCCACCCTTTCGTTGGTAATTGCTGTTAGATCTAAttacgagagtttattcccttttggtAGCGTCAAGACAATACGTACCTGCCAACCTCAGCCctctaatggtggtggtggtgcttctGCAGCATCTAAATCGGGAAAAGGCGAAAACATGCTTTACAGTAATAAGGTGCTTGTCTTCCATGGTGTAGTTACTATTAATATCTTGGAAATCTGAATTTGTGGTTGTGGCTGTGACCAAGTATTTTCTGTTTTGTTACGACAATCTTAGCAGTTAATGAATTTTTCTATTAATTGTGCAGTTGCATGCATTTGTGGAATATGAGACTGTTGAGCTAGCTGAGAAAGCTGTAAGTGAATTTGATATTTTTATATTAACATTTGGGACATCAAATAGTTTGTTTCCATCTCTTTTTATTTGTAGCTGTTATTTATTCTTCTGATAATtcgttttggttgattttatccTCTTGGTGGGCAGGTTGCTGAGCTTAATGATGAGAAGAATTGGAGAAGTGGTGTAAGAGTCCGTATACTGCTTAAGCGCAAGGTATTCCCACTGTCCGATTCTTGCGTGTTTTTATATCCTAGAAGTTAGTATTGATATATTTATCTAAAACGCCTTTGCCTCATTGCATCTGATTAGCAACTTATTGTTTGTCGAAGTTGTACCAGAAGTTGATTATAGTAAAACCCATCGATTTTGGGCAATCATTAAATCTGGAGTAGATGATTTGTTTAGACATTCTGTGTGGTGGCCGTTAAAACTGGAATATTTGCATAGGCTGATTATAGTAAAACCCATCGATTTTGTGCAATGATTAAATCTTAAGTAGATGATTTGTTTAGACATTCTGTGTGGTGGCCATTCTGTAAAACTGGAATATTTACATAGGTTCTTTTCTTATCATTTCCCTTGTACAGTCGAAACCTACCCAAGGCAGAAAAGCAGTGGTTGAAGATAAAgcaaatggtgaagaagaaagcatACCAATATCTGAGCAGCAACCAAATGAGAAGCAGCATCCAGATGATCCTTGTCAATCTGTGTCTGCGGCCACATTGAATGAACAGATTGTAAGTTGACTTTTTGAATACTAGCTAAATTCTGCACATAGTTGCAAATAAGATCATTATTGTTGAATGTAACTGTGATACTTCTACAGGGTGAGGAGTGCATCGATAAGGAGGGTGGACAACCTAAGAAAGGTCGGTCCCGTGGAAGAGGCAAGGGTCGTGGTCGAGGTCAAGGTCAAGGGCAAGGTCAGTACCACCACAATAACCACCACAATGGCCACCACAATAACCACCACAATAACCACCACAGTAACCACCGGAATGGTCACATAGGTACTCCCCCTTCTACTAATGCATTTCAGAAAGAACATACAACCCTGGTGACTAAACCGCCTCCAGGTCCACGAATGCCTGATGGGACCAAGGGATTTGCAATGGGTCGGGGAAAGCCTCTTTTAACCAGTACTGCATAGGAACTTCAAATTTTCAAAGTTTGGATCTCCGGTGTGAATTAGTATTGGTGTTACTGTATGTGACGCTCGTAATCTATTCCTGGTTTTGATGGTGGGTTTTAGTTAGGGCGCTATCAATCCATTTGTTGTTCGTAAAAAAGAAAATGTTTCTTGCTTATCTTTAGATTCCTTAGTAGAGTTTGGATTAAGCAAACTTATGCGTAGATTCTTTCTCCTAGTTTATGatgtaaaaattaaaaaaaaaaatagaaatagaaaagaaaaaagaaaaatctagtTTAATCTGTTATACTTACTGATGGTACTTTCATGTCTGTTAAGGATTTGGATTCAATATATAAATTAATGAAACCTTTTCAGCGGTCTGTGTTCTGTCTTCCTGTCGCGTTTACCTGTTTCTTATGCCGTAGGGATTGAAAATAAAGATGAGTGAAGCTATTTTCGGTCGGATTCAGTTGTAAAATGATGAACACAAACCTGTGTATAATATAAGTTTCGAGGACCATCGGGGCTTAGCCAGGAGTCCGATTCTCAAATAGGAGGTCAGCATTTCGGGTCTCCGCTCCAACATTGGAGATCACGTTGGAGATCTCGTGTAATTATTACTAACTGTGGGAAACGGGTCCGAGTTTACTAACTACCTGTAGGGAACGGGCCCGAGTTTGCTGAGAGGGATTAAGCCGGTGGCTACACTGCGAGGGCAGTAGGGGCTATGCCTAgtttcaaaaataataatataaaaagaaaaaaatatgacTTCGAGGCTTTATACCCGGCAATCAGCACAAAAACAGCAACAACTAAAGATATTATTCGTTCTTTCATTTTGACCGGAAAATCAAACGGCTATTCACCGTCTTCGACAAACACACCGTGCTTACACCTTTGCATTTAATTTTCCAAATCTTTAATTTGTACTAAATTATTCGATGCAATGGATGATTTTAATTGTGATTCTTTCTGGTTTAATATACAatcctgttataggggcggcaagTGTGATAATAATGTCgttttagttggttaggggatgtcttaTAGAGGTGTAAATTGACTAATTTACCCATTCTTTTTTGGTTGAAGATACATAACTGTCCTCCCCTATTTCTAAACCTAatgaatcaaagaaaatcaaaacattttttttttcattttcatcttctcttctcctcttccattaaaactgaaattttcatcgtcctcgattaatcggaaatttgaaaaattgataatcattgattgaaaactatataagagatgtcgaagaaggttgacgaagattgaagttagttttgtatcaaaaatcaGGGCTTTGgaacaaaattgaaattgaaatttctgtatagcatgtgagttacggttggtaataaagccaattggaaccgtaactatatatttggttgatgttacggttcatttaactcaaataccaatcgtaaattcttgattttgagaaagaatgttcagttacgaatttttttttgcaaccgtaattgatttacggttggtctcgatactTAAGTTACGGACAACAATTCTTTCTGGatgtttcatattttttttttacggtttgtatttgcatcattgttatcaatcgtaattgagttacgacttgtaactcaaataaccttaccaaccgtaAAACATACTGTATCTTAGCAATTTATCCGGTTCAAAAATGAGttgaaataccaaccgtaagtcagttacggttggtctcgattcattagttaccaaccgttatCTTTTACGGTTGCTATATGCTGTCATGTTTCAAATCGTAATTAGGTTAGGGTTCATaccgattttttttttaccaaccgtaactggtattccgattgggttttccccaaattgaaccagttacggttggcaTTCGATAATTTATGAACTGTAACATAGAGTTACGGTTGGTCAAGAGCacaattccaaccgtaagttcttctgaaaatgtaaaagttttgatttttttacgtattttagatagttttgagtgacaaaaagctaatgagaactaatttagaagtataaccGGTGATTTTCAGACTCTGGTTCTTCACTTTATtggctaatttcttcaattgattgagattgaccttgactttgggttaaaacatctctaccatctaacaaatactgCATATCCGGATCTCCATCAAGAGGAatgtagtatttgttttctctatcatatagagattcacccgtctcaaatttgtcactgaaatcactcattttggttgagtgaatcaaaatctagagtttcacaaatatcacaaaagtttttcttttcaacgctgaacttttttttttttaactctaaaaatctgattttgatttgttttagagtAAATATAAGTGAACTTTGATTATCAAAACTAAACTAGACTATCAACACTAAACTAAATTATCAGCACTAAATTATGTAAGGAttaattagtcattttcagttttctttttataaGGGACACTTCAAATTACCATGTAATGATTCTTTTTTGTCCTATTACCCGCCGCCCCTCTAATAGAATAACAGGATTGATAATGTAAACAGTAAATTTCTCATGTATACGCGCCGGACATTTTGTATACAATTTGTAATGATCTTACATCCATAAATTGGGGACGAACTTTTTCTTGATTTCTTGAAAATCATCTATAAATGATTTTCAGCATTCAGCATTGAGGTTCTCCAGTTGGGGATCCGAATCCACGCTGTTTTTCGTCCTTCCTTGTTTGCTACCAACAACCGTGAATATATGCATGATTCTATACCATGTGTATGTGTATAAAAACTTAAATTCAAGCCAAAGATAATGTTCTCAACCTCTCATCGATTTATTGCAACAACCAAAGGAACTATGGAACAATTGTCCAGCAGTAAATCAAAGTCCGACAATAAGGTCACACGTTTGATCCTCCACCTCTCCATGTTCAAGTCTTTAACCATGGTCAGATGGATCTGCCGAAGCCACTTCCTCTGAGACAGAAACCTAGGAGGAAAAAATGGTGCCGCACTTGGAACTTCTGGAACTTACGATGGGTCCCAGCAAGATCAAGATTCAACCGGCGCCTGAAAAGCTGCAAACATGTATGCAACATTATATAATTGGTGTTGTAGCAGTTTGTTGGTAAGGTATCATTCCTACCTATTTCGCCCCATTAGACGCTTGGATTGCGCCTATCTAGTTACTGAGGACATGGGTTTGTCCACTGTTTTTCTTGGCGGAGTCTCGCTATCAGACTGCTCCCTTGATACATTTCCTCATCTAGAGATGCTTGGATTGCGCCTAATTGGCACCAAGGAAACATAGTTTTGTTACTCTGCTCTCCTAGTCGCAGTGGCGGAACCGAGTTTAAACATTAGGgggcaattttttttattttatatgtaaGTAGTCGACTCTGTTTTGTCAAATAAAGCATTTAGAAATTGTAATTTCTAGTTTGGACATTGATTTAGG includes these proteins:
- the LOC113329964 gene encoding la-related protein 6B-like, with protein sequence MAPKEVESVTETLEPSSSTSIDQSRTESVDSSSSVQSSSSTATASLNRNGSTGKKLLNAKAPEFVPRTNSSNGRSTDLLTQQPSRIVIQQIQTPIHLFPSPNFHHQFQNHGFGGGGGGGGGNSTGTGTGGGVGGGDHHDVVGNTQVQVQDPDPVPRTTNGLSEEISLKIVKQVEYYFSDANLATTDHLIKFISKDPEGFVPMSIVASFKKIKALVSGHAQLASVLKKSSKLVVSEDGKKVRRQTPFTESDMEELQSRIIIAENLPEDHSYQNLMKVFSAVGSVKTIRTCQPQPSNGGGGASAASKSGKGENMLYSNKLHAFVEYETVELAEKAVAELNDEKNWRSGVRVRILLKRKSKPTQGRKAVVEDKANGEEESIPISEQQPNEKQHPDDPCQSVSAATLNEQIGEECIDKEGGQPKKGRSRGRGKGRGRGQGQGQGQYHHNNHHNGHHNNHHNNHHSNHRNGHIGTPPSTNAFQKEHTTLVTKPPPGPRMPDGTKGFAMGRGKPLLTSTA